From a region of the Eulemur rufifrons isolate Redbay chromosome 7, OSU_ERuf_1, whole genome shotgun sequence genome:
- the LOC138386209 gene encoding olfactory receptor 5H8-like: MCSEDMQKENATFLTEFILTGLTYQPEWKIALFLAFLVIYLITIMGNLGLIALIWNDPHLHIPMYLFLGSLAFVDAWLSSTVTHNMLVNFFAKSQMISLSECMVQFFSFGISATTECFLLAAMAYDRYVAICKPLLYPVIMTNALCIRLLVLSFVGGFFHALIHEVFLFRLTFHNSNIIHHFYCDIIPLLKISCTDPSINFLMVFILSGSIQVFTIVTVLISYTFVLIIILKKKSAKGIRKAFSTCGAHLLSVSLYYGPALYMYVRPASPQAGDQDMMESLFYTVIIPLLNPIIYSLRNKQVIDSLTRTLKLNV; this comes from the coding sequence atgtGTAGTGAGGACATGCAGAAGGAAAATGCCACATTTCTGACAGAGTTCATTCTCACAGGACTTACATATCAACCAGAGTGGAAAATCGCCCTGTTCCTGGCGTTTCTGGTGATATATCTCATCACCATCATGGGGAACCTTGGTTTGATTGCCCTCATCTGGAATGACCCTCACCTGCACATCCCCATGTACTTATTTCTTGGGAGTTTAGCCTTTGTGGATGCTTGGTTATCATCCACAGTGACCCACAACATGCTGGTCAACTTCTTTGCCAAGAGTCAGATGATATCTCTCTCTGAATGCAtggtacaatttttttcctttggaatcaGTGCAACCACAGAATGTTTTCTCTTGGCAGCAATGGCATATGATCGCTATGTAGCCATATGCAAACCTTTACTCTATCCAGTGATTATGACCAATGCACTATGCATCCGGCTATTAGTGTTGTCCTTTGTAGGTGGCTTTTTTCATGCCTTAATTCATGAAGTGTTTTTATTCAGATTAACCTTCCATAATTCTAACATAATACATCACTTTTACTGTGATATTATACCATTGCTAAAAATTTCCTGTACTGACCCTTCTATTAATTTTctaatggtttttattttgtctggTTCAATACAGGTATTTACCATTGTGACTGTTCTTATCTCTTATACATTTGTTCTCAttataatcttaaaaaagaagtctGCCAAAGGCATAAGGAAAGCCTTCTCCACGTGTGGAGCTCATCTcttatctgtgtctttatacTATGGCCCTGCTCTTTACATGTATGTGCGCCCTGCATCTCCACAAGCAGGTGATCAAGATATGATGGAGTCTCTGTTTTACACTGTCATAATTCCCTTATTAAATCCAATTATCTACAGTCTGAGAAATAAACAAGTCATAGATTCACTGACAAGAACATTAAAGTTAAATGTTTAG